From the genome of Chloroflexaceae bacterium:
CGGCGACCTGGGCGGCGGCCCCTACGACCGGCGTTTCGCCCCGCGCCCTGGAGATCCTTCGCCAACGGCATACCACAACACGGTTGCTGTTCCCGAGGCCCTCGGGCGACTCTACCGCGTCTCGGCGAGCGCCTTTGGAACCATCCAGGCCGCCCTCAACCAGTGGGCGCTCGACGGCCATCCCGCGGCGGTGATCCAGATTGACGACAACCGCACCTACACCGAAAACCTGAGCCTCTCTCTGGCCGCCAACGACCTGGTGATCCAGGCCGCCAATCGCCGGCGCCCGGCCCTCATCGGCAATCTTAGCGTGACGGGCAACCAGCGCGCGCGCCTGGCCCTCAACGGCCTGCTCGTCGCCGGCAACCTGACGGTGGTGGACGATGCCAGTCTGCGCCAGCTCGATCTCGTTCACTGCACGCTCGTGCCGGGCGGCCGGCTCGATGCCGCCGGCGAGCCGCTCCAACCGGTGTTGCCGGCGGTGCTCGTTGGCGCCGCCAACACCGCCCTGACCCTGAACGTGACCCGCTCCATCACCGGGCCGCTGCGCCTGCCGGAGCAGATGGCGGCCCTGCGCGTCCAGGATAGCATCATCGAGTCGCCCCTCCGCGGCCACCCGGCTGAACTGACGCCGGCCCTGGTGTCGGGCGATCTCAGTGCGTTTCCCGCAGGTCTGCCGGCCGCGCCGGCGCTGCGCGTCACCATCGGCGGCGATGGGCCGCATCCCGTCACCCTGAGCGCGGCGCCGGCCAATCTCACCCAGGCCCGCGACCGGCTGCAGAGCGCCATCCGCAACGTTCGCCCGACGCGCGCCTTTGGCGAGGCCCGTGTCATTACGGTGGACAACCGGCTGGTCATCCTTCCTGGCGTTCCGGCTGAGGTGACCATTGATGCCGCGGAAGGCGACCCCTCCGCCAGGTTGCTGGGCCTTAGCCGCGACACGGCAGCGCAACGGCTCGCCGTCATCAGCGGCCCGCTGGCGCCGTTTCCGGCCCTGAGCGCCCCGGCGCCCGCCGTGACCGCGGCCTTTGGCGCGGAGGCGCACACCATCACCCTCACCCCGTCCCCCACCACGCTGATCCAGGCCCGCAATCGCCTCGGCGCCGCCCTGCGCGCCGTCAGCGCCGCACCCGCCTTCGCCCGGGCCCTCGTCGGCAGCCTGAGCGACCCCGATCGCCTGGTGATCCTCCCCGGCGCCGGCGGGGTCGTGCCGGCCTTTGATCACGCCCCCGGAGACAACACCACCCTGGCCGAGTTGGGGCTTGCGGGGCCGCTCTTCCTGCCGGCGATCGGCGGCGACGCTGCCGGCGCCCTGCCCGGCCCGCCCACGACCCTGGAACGGGTGACCGTGCTGGGGCCGGCGCACGTCAAGGAACTTACCCTGGCCTCGGAGACGATCTTCAGCCACCGCGTCCACGTCGCGCGCCGGCAGGCCGGCTGCGCGCGCTTCAGCTACGTCCCGCCCGGCGCGCAGACCCCGCGCCGCTTCCGCTGCCAGCCGGAGCTGGCCGTTGCGGCCGCCCTGGAGGCCGAAGCCGCCCGCCTCGGCGCCGCGCTGACCGCGGCCCAGGCCGAGAGCATCACCCGGAGCGTGCTAGGCCGGCTGCGGCCCGCCTTCACCTCCACCCGCTACGGCGATCCCGCCTACGGGCAACTCGGCCCGACCTGCGCGGAGGAGATCCGCACCGGCGCGGAAGATGGCGCCGAAATGGGCGCCTTCGCCTTCTTGAAGCAACCCCAACGCCTCGCCAACCTGCGAACCAGCCTGGAAGAGTACCTGCGCTTCGGCCTCGAAGCCGGGATCTTCTTTGTGACATAACACCTATTCCTGTTGCACAGACTGCGTTCGCATCATCGCCAGTCTCACTGGAACGCCATAGGTGGCAATCTACAATCCACAATCCGAAATAAGGAGCGCTATGAAAGGCGATTTTACCCGATCGACCTTCAGGCCCGAAAAGCACTACAGCGGCGTGCGGCTGCAACAGGGCCGGGTGCAACTCGACGCCGACTGGAACGAGCAGATTGACATCACCGCCCATCGCGTCGAGACCGAGGCCGCCGATGTAATCGGCGCCTGCGGCGCGCCCCTGGACGCGGCCGGCTTCGCGCTCACCGGCGGCGCCATGCCCGCCATCGGCGCCGGACGCTACTACGTCAACGGCATCCTCTGCGAGAATGAGGCCCCGGTTGCCCTCGATCAACAACCCGACCTGCCGGGCATGGCCCTGAGCGGCCTGGCCGACGGCTTCTACCTGGCCTACCTGGACGTCTGGCAGCGCCACATCACCGCGCTGGAGGACGAACACATCCGCGAGGTCGCCCTCAATGGGCCGGACACGGCCACCCGCACCCGCACCGTCTGGCAGGTGAAGCTCCTCGGCCCGTTTCTTAATCCCATCACCTGTGTCAGCGAACCGGCGGAATGGAAGGCCCTGCTCGACCAGAGCCAGAACGGCAGACTGAGCGCCCGGGCCGCGGAGAGCGCCACCGCGCCGGGGCCGTGCGTCGTGCCCGAGGGCGCCGGCTACCGCCGACTGGAGAACCAGCTCTACCGTGTCGAGGTGCACGCGGTAGACGCCAACGGCAAGATTACGCGCCTCAAATGGAGCCGCGACAACGGCGCCATCGTCACCCGCTGGCTGGCTCAGGAGGCCAGCAAACCCGAAGCCCTGACCGTGGCCAGCATCGGGCGCGACGAGGTGCTGCGCTTCGCCGCCGGCCAGTATGTCGAGGTAATTGATGAGCAACGCGAGTTGCGCGGCGAAGCGGGCATCCTGGTGCGCCTGGCGAACGCCGAGGACCAGATCCTGACCCTCGACACCACCGACCCGAACTGGACAGGCGTGAAGATCGCCGATTTCCCGCCCAGCGTCGCCGGGCGGCCCAACCTTCCGAAGGCGCGGCGCTGGGACGGCGTGCTCGCCAATCCCGCGCTGAACACATGGCTGGAACTGGAGGACGGAGTGCAGATCCGTCTCTCAGCCGGTCGCTACCGCGTCGGCGACTACTGGCTCATCCCGGCGCGCACCGTCACCGCCGATGTGGAGTGGCCCCGCGACGCGGGCAACGACCCGATCCCCCAGCCCCGCGCGGGCATCGCGCACCATTACTGCAAACTGGCCGTTCTCAACCGCAGCGGCGGCGCCTTCACCGTTGCGCAGGATTGCCGCCAACTCTTCCCCCCGCTCACCCGACTGATGACGCTGCTCTACGTGGGCGGCGACGGCCAGGAGGCCATGTCGGGGCAGCCCCTGCCGCAGCCGCTGCGCGCGCGGGTGCTCAACGGCGCGACGCCGGTGATCGGCGCGCGAGTGCGCTTCACCGTCACCCAGGGCGGGGGCAGCCTCACCGCTGCCCAGCCAGTGCTCACCACGGGACCCGACGGCATCGCCGAGTGCGGCTGGACGCTGGGCGCGACCGGGGCGCAGCAGGTGACGGCAGTGTTGCTCGATGCGGGCGGTGCGCCGGTACCCGGTCAGGTGTTGCGTTTCGGCGCAAACCTGAGTCTGGCCCGGGGCGGCTGCTGCGTCTGCGTGGGTCCGGGCGGCGACTACCAGCGCCTGGATGAGGCCCTCAGGGACCTGATCGGGCGCGGGGAGCGCAACATCTGCATCTGCCTGCGCCCGGGAGATCAGGAGATTGGCGCAATCGGCATCGAGCGCAACCCCAATGAGCCTGAACTGCACCTCAGCGTCGCCGGCTGTGGCCCGGGCAGCCGCCTGACGCTGCGCGAGCCGATCCGCTTCGTTGGCCTCACGTCGGTTATCATGCGTGATCTGGCCCTTGACATCGCCTTTCCCGTGGCCGGCGACGGCGCCATAGTCATGCAACATTGCTCCGGCATCGAGGTGCGCGCCTGCCAGATGTCGGGCGTCACCGACAAGGACGGCGCGTTGCTCCAGATCATGAACGCCGACCGGGTGCACCTGGAGGGGAACGTCTTCGAAGCATTGCTGCTAGATAGCCTGGCGCCCGCGCGCGATCTCTTCGCCCGCAGCCAGGCCGAAGACCTGTCAAAGCCGTTCAACCTCCCCGAGCAGGGTGAGTTCCGCCTGTCCGCCTTTCGCCGGGGCGCGCTGCAGGCCGCCCAGGCTCTGATCACCCTGGACCCGCGCACCCGCAGGGAGATCCAGAGCGCTCTGCAACAGGCCTTGCGCCAGTTCGCCGGGCAGAGCCAGGGCGAGCGGCTCAGTTACGCCAAACTAATCCTGGCCCTTGCGGCCGATGTGCTGCGGCTGAGCACGATCTTCGACCTGCTGCTGGATATCCGGCGCGCCGCGGGAAAGGTTCGCCCTGGCACAGCGATCATCCTGGAGCAGGCCCGGCGCATGGACGAAGCCGGGCTGCAGTTATTACAGTCGAGCATTGACGTTCTGGACCAGGACGACCGTTACCGGCTGACAGACAACGACATCGCCGGGGTCCTCAGCCTCTACGGCCCGCCCACGCCGCCTTCAGAGGTCAATGAACTGCTGAATGTTGACATCATCAAGCAGTTGTTCGGGCGCCTGCGCGAAAACCAGATCCGGTTCAACGCCGGCTTCCTGGGCACGCTGTACCTGCGCGGCAATCAGATCGCGCGCGTGGCGGTCAGCCGCGACATCGTCAGGGCGTTGCAAGAGGCGGCGATGGCGCAGGAGAGCTTCATCTTCCCCTTCGACCTGTTCAGCCGCTGCCCGTGGAGCGACAACGTCTTTGAAGGCGCGCAGAGCCTGCTGGTGTGCCGCCACCTGAGCATGCAGAGCAACGAGTTCACCGGCGCGGCCGCGAGCGCCGGCCTCACAGGCGCGCCCGATGTGACCGCGACCATCATTGCCGATTCGACCATCTACGTCGCTAACCACGGCGCCAGCGAGCGGGTCCCGCTGCTACGCGACATCGCGCGCCTGAGCGATCGGGTCGCCAATCAGGAATTGAGCATTGCCGATGGATAATCGGCAGGGCCAAAGGATTGGGCCTGGCTGCGCCAGGCCCAATCCTTCGGCCCTACGCGCGCATCACCCGCAGCGCGGTGATCGTCCGCGGGCCGGGCCAGGTGAGCAGCGTCCCATCACAGAAAACGATGCGCCCCTCGCGCACCGCGGGTACATCGGCGTAGGGCGCGAAGGCTTCAAGGTCACGCTCACTAAAGGGGTACGGCTCGCTCGGCAGGAGGATCACCTCCGGGCGCAGGGCCATGAATGCGTCAAGCGGCGCGCGCGGGTAGCGACCAGGGAGTTGGAGAGCGCAGTTGGCGGCGCCGCCGAGCCGTAGCAGATCGCCAGCGTAGGTCTCGGCGCCAACTGCCATCCACGGGTCGCGCCAGATAAAGGCGATGGTCGGGCGCGGCGTGGCGGGCAGGGCGCGCTCCGCCGCCTCGATTGCCGCGCGCAGTTCCTCCAGGGCGGGAGCAGCCTGGTCAGCCGCCCCCAGGGCCAGGGCCAGGCGCCCGAGTTGCTCCGGCACATCGGCCACGCTGCGAATGGCGGTTACGTACACCTGAATGCCGGCGGCAGCAAGGGCCAGAACATCGCGCTCGCGGTTCTCCTCCTGGTCGGCGATCACCAGGTCGGGCCGCAGGGCGACGATCCGCGCCCGGTCGGGGTTCTTGGTGCCGCGCAGGCGCGGCAGCCCGGCCAGCCCCGCCGCAGGCTCGATGCAGTACTCGGTGACGCCAACAACGCGCGCCCCCAGGCCCACGCTGAACAGCCACTCCGTCATACTTGGCACGAGCGAGACGATCCGCTGCGGCGGCCCGTTGAGTTCGATCCGCCGCCCAAGGGCGTCGGTCAGCATAGCTGGCTCCTTTGCACTCCTTAGCTCCCCTGCGGTGAGCGCCTGTTCGGCAGGCGTAAACCCCTTCAGTGCCTCAGCGCCTCAGCGCCCTAGTTGCCGCCAACCCGCTCCCCGTGCTATACTGCCGCTGTCGTGACCGGGGCCCAGGAGTTACATGTGAGTACCATCGCCGAAGACGTTGCGCGCCTTATCCCCGAGGTGGATGAATGGCCGCTGTTGCGGGGCATCCTGGTAGGGTTCGTTCTCGGCGCGGCGGCAGGGGGACTGGTTGTGCTCGGGCAGCGTCTCGCCGAACGGCAGGTCGTCCGGCGCTATCTTCCTCCCCCTCCGCCAGCGCCCTCTCCCCCCACTGAGGGTGAAGGCTCACCATTGTAGGGGCAGATGGTTCCTCCGCTGGTGCAACCCTCTGGTTTGCACCAGCGGAACGTCACGTTTTGCATGTCTCCCGCTCTGTTCTTATGCTGCTCTTATGAGTGCCGTGCGTCTGGAATGGTATACTATTTACGCGATAATTGCTTCGTTAGTCGAACGGAGATGCAATAATGATGTGGTTTGATCCCCTCTACTTCGTATTTACCCTGCCAGCTTTGCTCCTGGCGCTGTGGGCGCAGTTTCGCGTCCAGGCGGCCTATCGCAAGTGGTCGCAGGTGCCCAACGCTCGCGGTCTGAACGGCTTCGATGTGGCTCAGACGCTGATGCGAAACGAAAATCTCTCCCATGTTCAGGTGGAGCGCATCGGCGGCATGCTCACCGATCACTACGATCCGCGCGGTGCAGTGATGCGGCTCTCCGACGGCTCCTTACAGCCCTCGGTCGCCGCGATGGCCATTGTCGCCCACGAACTCGGCCATGCCGCTCAGGATCAGGAGGGCTATTTCTGGCTGCGGGCGCGGGCCGGCATCGTCGGAATCGCCAACCTCGGTTCGAACCTGGGGGTTATTCTGTTCTTCATCGGGTTGATGCTAACCGCCTTCTCCGGCAGCGGCTTCGGCTACACCCTCGCAACCGTCGGCTTGATCCTCTTCTCCGCCGCCGTCGTGTTTACCCTGGTTACCCTGCCGGTTGAATTCAACGCCAGCGCCCGCGCCAGAGCGATGTTGCAGCGCAATGGCCTGGTCACCAGCCAGGAAATGAACGGGGTAAACGCTGTGCTCAACGCCGCCGCGCTGACCTATGTGGCCGCGGCCGCGCAGGCGATCGCTCAGTTGCTCTACTTTGCCACTTTGCTTGCAGGACGACGGGAGGACTAAATGGACGAAGATCTGCGCCGCCGGCTCGTCTATGGGTTGCTCAATCTACTCCTGGGCCTCGCCGCAGCCTGGCTGGCCAGCTACCTCACCAACAAGATCCTTGGCGCGATGGACGCGCAAAAGAAACTCGAAGCCTGAATCGAACGAAGCCGCAGGGTTGCCCTGCGGCTTCAATGTAGGGAAGCCCGATTGCCGCGCCTCTCCCTACGGGCGCCTACCTGCCAACCGCGCGCTCCATTCCCCATTCCATCAGGCCGGCTTCCAGCATCTCCGCCATTGTCCGCGCATCAATCTCCAGCACTACCTGAGCGTTCCGCGGCGCGCGAGCGCTGGCCTGGCGCAGCGCCTCCAGATAGTCAAAATCAGGCGCCGTCACGTTCATCGCCAGGTGCTCAACCCCGTGGGTTCCAAGCGCCAGCATGGCCTGATGTTGTTCGCTCAGAGCTATAATCGTCTGACCGCGGGTCAGTTCACCCTCGGTCACGACCCGCACGGTCGCGGGTACGGCCACACCCAGGTCGGGATGCACAGCATAGATGGCCGCCGCGGCATCAGGAACGGGAACGGGCGCCATCTGGCGGTTCACGGCCCGGGCATAGCTCTCGAATATCTGGCCGAGGAAGCGCCCGACCGCGCCACCTTCGTGCTGTAACCGCATGGCGAACGTCCGGTCCAGTTCCAGAGCCCGGAAGGCGTCGCGGGTGACCAGTTCGACGTGCAGGGAGCTTTCGAGCACCAGCGCCAGGGCGTGCGGATCGGCGAAGGCGTTAAACTCGGCGGCGGGCGTAATCGAGCCGGCGCCGTGGGCGCCGGCCAGGGCTACCAGCCGCACCCCGACCAGATCTTCAGGGTAGGCCTGTACAGCGCGGGCAATGTTCGTGAGGGGCCCCAGGGCGATGATCGTCAGGCCGGGGTGCGCGCGCGCCGCTGCGGCGATGGCCCCGGGCGCGCCCGCAGGTAGCGTTTCCAGATCGTGAGGGCGCTGCGCCCCCCACAGCCCGTCGGGGCCGTGGGTCAGCGCGCCGGCGCTGGTGCGGGGATAGACCAGCGGGGCCGAGGCGCCCATCGTCACCGGCGCCTCGCGTCCCAGCGCATCGAGAAGCGTGAGGAGATTTGCGGTCGTATTCTGGACGCTGCTGTTGCCAAAAACGCTGCTCATCCCGACCACCTTGACCTCGGGACGGCGCAGTAGCCAGGCGATGGCCAGGGCGTCATCACAGCCGACATCGGTGTCGATGAATACGGGCATCGGCGTCGTCGCGCTGTGCGGTTCCTGCCTCATACTCGGCTTTCCTCCGTATTGCCGTATTGTCACGGGATGATGGTGCAACCAGTATACCGGGACGTGATGGGAGGAGGCTGACTGTAACCAGCGTCACAAATGACAATCTCGTCAACCGCCGACGGCGCGGGCGTTCTCGCCGGCCAGCACCGCACGGGTGCGCCTGGCCACCGTTGCGGGCATGTCTCGCAACATGCTGGCCAGGGCCTCCAGATCGGCCAGGTCGTTGACGCCGAACCAGCTCGGAAGGATGGCGACGGAAAGGTCCAGCCCGCGGGCGGCGCAGAGCAGCGCCTCGGGATTCTCGTCCCGCGCGGGTAGCGTGCGGAGCAGCAGTGGTTCGGCGCTCCTCAATCCCAGGAGATACCACCCCTCGCGATCTTGAGGGCCAACCACCACCCCGGCCCCCGCAGCCAGGTGGGTGAGCGCGTCGCGCAGGCGCCACGGCGGCAAATGAGGGAGATCGCCGCCGACCACCACCGTCGGCTCACCTCCCTCCAGCGTCTCCTTGAGCAGCGCGGCGAGGAACTTCGGTCCCGCTCCCGCCAGCGTGCGTACCGTCACGTCTGCCGAGGGGAGCACATCCAGCCCCACGTGCGGAGCCCGGGCAATCAGCACCCGCGCGCCATTGATCTCCCGTGCCACATCAACGGTATCGCTGATAAGCGCCTCGAACAGCGACATGGCTGCCGGGCCAAGGGGACGAGCCAGATCCCTGCGCCGCAACGTATCGGCAAGGACGATCAGTGTTGGTGTCATAGTCTGCTCCCTGTATGCCGTGAATAACCCGCCGCCACGCCGCTGGTGATCGTTCTGGTACACGGCTTGCCGCGAGGATCCCTGACCTCTCGGACCTTCCCGTTCAGGAACCTGCCGCACGAACCATCGAGTACCGCTATCGTACTCGCTGTTCCACTCTCCTGCAGCGGAGGGGATGAGCGAAATGTCACCCTGTGGGAAGCAGTATAACACAGCGCGTTATACATCGACCGGTGGTTCTCGATGCGAAGGCTGAGTTGTCGCATAGGTCGTGCACACGCCGCTCACTGCATATTGTTGCGCATGCCATATTCGACAGGAAGAAAAGAGATCGTTACCAAAGGTTGCACGGCCTTTACCTCGTGCAAGGCGGCGCAAATCCTATACTAGCCTTGTTACGATGCTTGTTGCTCGATACTCACAGAGGAGGCATCCTCATGGATGTACGTCCGGACCTTGAAAGCGCTGTTGGCGTTGCCGAACCGATCCCGCAAATAACCATTGACGGCAATGAGGCCGCGGCAAATGTGGCATATATGCTGAGCGAGGTGGTGGCGATCTACCCGATCACCCCCTCCACGCCGATGGGTGAGATGGCGGACGCCTTCGCCGCGGCGGGCAAACCGAACCTCTGGGGTACTGTTCCTACCGTCTACGAGATGCAGTCCGAGGGCGGCGCCGCCGGCGCCCTCCACGGCGCGATGCAGACCGGCGCGCTGACCACCACCTTTACCGCCTCCCAGGGTCTGCTCTTAATGATCCCTAACATGTACAAGATCGCCGGCGAACTTACCCCGACGGTCTTCCACGTTGCTGCCCGATCGCTTGCCGCGCAGGGATTGTCAATTTTCGGCGACCACTCTGACGTCATGGCAGTGCGCGCTACCGGCTGGGCGTTGCTCTCCTCCGGCTCGGTTCAGGAGGCTCAGGATCTGGCGCTGATTGCCCACGCCGCTACGCTGCAATCGCGCGTGCCCTTCGTGCATTTCTTCGACGGGTTCCGCACCTCGCACGAGGTCAACAAGATCACGCCCCTGGACGTCAGCGTCATCCGGGCAATGATTGACGATGAGCTGGTGCGGGCGCACCGGGCGCGCGCCCTCTCGCCCGAGCATCCGGTCCTGCGCGGCACGGCCCAGAACCCTGATGTCTACTTCCAGGCCCGTGAGAGCGTGAACCCCTTCTACATCGCCTGCCCCGGCGTCGTCCAGCAGACGATGGACCAGTTCTTCGCCCTGACCGGGCGCCGCTACAATCTCTTCGACTATGCCGGCGCGCCCGATGCCGAGCGGGTGATTGTGATTATGGGTTCCGGTGGCGAGGTGACCGAAGAGGTGGTCCGCTT
Proteins encoded in this window:
- a CDS encoding DUF6519 domain-containing protein, which translates into the protein MKGDFTRSTFRPEKHYSGVRLQQGRVQLDADWNEQIDITAHRVETEAADVIGACGAPLDAAGFALTGGAMPAIGAGRYYVNGILCENEAPVALDQQPDLPGMALSGLADGFYLAYLDVWQRHITALEDEHIREVALNGPDTATRTRTVWQVKLLGPFLNPITCVSEPAEWKALLDQSQNGRLSARAAESATAPGPCVVPEGAGYRRLENQLYRVEVHAVDANGKITRLKWSRDNGAIVTRWLAQEASKPEALTVASIGRDEVLRFAAGQYVEVIDEQRELRGEAGILVRLANAEDQILTLDTTDPNWTGVKIADFPPSVAGRPNLPKARRWDGVLANPALNTWLELEDGVQIRLSAGRYRVGDYWLIPARTVTADVEWPRDAGNDPIPQPRAGIAHHYCKLAVLNRSGGAFTVAQDCRQLFPPLTRLMTLLYVGGDGQEAMSGQPLPQPLRARVLNGATPVIGARVRFTVTQGGGSLTAAQPVLTTGPDGIAECGWTLGATGAQQVTAVLLDAGGAPVPGQVLRFGANLSLARGGCCVCVGPGGDYQRLDEALRDLIGRGERNICICLRPGDQEIGAIGIERNPNEPELHLSVAGCGPGSRLTLREPIRFVGLTSVIMRDLALDIAFPVAGDGAIVMQHCSGIEVRACQMSGVTDKDGALLQIMNADRVHLEGNVFEALLLDSLAPARDLFARSQAEDLSKPFNLPEQGEFRLSAFRRGALQAAQALITLDPRTRREIQSALQQALRQFAGQSQGERLSYAKLILALAADVLRLSTIFDLLLDIRRAAGKVRPGTAIILEQARRMDEAGLQLLQSSIDVLDQDDRYRLTDNDIAGVLSLYGPPTPPSEVNELLNVDIIKQLFGRLRENQIRFNAGFLGTLYLRGNQIARVAVSRDIVRALQEAAMAQESFIFPFDLFSRCPWSDNVFEGAQSLLVCRHLSMQSNEFTGAAASAGLTGAPDVTATIIADSTIYVANHGASERVPLLRDIARLSDRVANQELSIADG
- a CDS encoding helical backbone metal receptor, with product MLTDALGRRIELNGPPQRIVSLVPSMTEWLFSVGLGARVVGVTEYCIEPAAGLAGLPRLRGTKNPDRARIVALRPDLVIADQEENRERDVLALAAAGIQVYVTAIRSVADVPEQLGRLALALGAADQAAPALEELRAAIEAAERALPATPRPTIAFIWRDPWMAVGAETYAGDLLRLGGAANCALQLPGRYPRAPLDAFMALRPEVILLPSEPYPFSERDLEAFAPYADVPAVREGRIVFCDGTLLTWPGPRTITALRVMRA
- a CDS encoding zinc metallopeptidase — protein: MMWFDPLYFVFTLPALLLALWAQFRVQAAYRKWSQVPNARGLNGFDVAQTLMRNENLSHVQVERIGGMLTDHYDPRGAVMRLSDGSLQPSVAAMAIVAHELGHAAQDQEGYFWLRARAGIVGIANLGSNLGVILFFIGLMLTAFSGSGFGYTLATVGLILFSAAVVFTLVTLPVEFNASARARAMLQRNGLVTSQEMNGVNAVLNAAALTYVAAAAQAIAQLLYFATLLAGRRED
- a CDS encoding nucleoside hydrolase, giving the protein MRQEPHSATTPMPVFIDTDVGCDDALAIAWLLRRPEVKVVGMSSVFGNSSVQNTTANLLTLLDALGREAPVTMGASAPLVYPRTSAGALTHGPDGLWGAQRPHDLETLPAGAPGAIAAAARAHPGLTIIALGPLTNIARAVQAYPEDLVGVRLVALAGAHGAGSITPAAEFNAFADPHALALVLESSLHVELVTRDAFRALELDRTFAMRLQHEGGAVGRFLGQIFESYARAVNRQMAPVPVPDAAAAIYAVHPDLGVAVPATVRVVTEGELTRGQTIIALSEQHQAMLALGTHGVEHLAMNVTAPDFDYLEALRQASARAPRNAQVVLEIDARTMAEMLEAGLMEWGMERAVGR
- a CDS encoding DUF2064 domain-containing protein, which translates into the protein MTPTLIVLADTLRRRDLARPLGPAAMSLFEALISDTVDVAREINGARVLIARAPHVGLDVLPSADVTVRTLAGAGPKFLAALLKETLEGGEPTVVVGGDLPHLPPWRLRDALTHLAAGAGVVVGPQDREGWYLLGLRSAEPLLLRTLPARDENPEALLCAARGLDLSVAILPSWFGVNDLADLEALASMLRDMPATVARRTRAVLAGENARAVGG